In candidate division WOR-3 bacterium, a single genomic region encodes these proteins:
- a CDS encoding penicillin-binding protein activator, whose product MRKVLILILFFLACGPLLPRFSPSAERAAEYFEAGNNHFKTKQYEKAIVELEKVVRDFPGTQAYEPALYLLTFSYYRINNFEKAVLYGERFVKEYPYSNYLIKILGLLGDAHLKLLNDYKAAYYLIKFYKQSTDEFEKETAYKKIIQLLAEMSLENLERLHRNFLGEPIDEDILYYLIREEIKAGRERDAERDFKVLTRRFPETTYAEEFKDFKKVSELGAVSRFAGVLLPLTGKYARYGQKLKEIIKIFENNNYLSFSIILMDTKSDPVEAIAAVQKLIEEKKVDFIIGPLFSIEALGVAGYTTARGVPLIVPTNIDLKLGSLSMIFTPAQTMEQQAKGIARYSLNQLGLIRFAVLFPEVPRYAALAGVFVEEIRKNDGQIVAVESFNPDSVTLKTELERIKRKNPEAIFLAMDTDMLINTAPQIYYYGLEGIKMLGIESFEHEKVLRLGERYVESALFATSSIDSTVIQELKKNGLDSTDPIVVKFFQTLWVLRELTTYERANLHRRLSEIFLNARAFNIWTIKDGEFVKLSEIKID is encoded by the coding sequence ATGAGAAAAGTGCTGATATTAATCCTTTTTTTTCTCGCCTGCGGACCTTTACTTCCGCGATTCAGCCCTTCGGCTGAAAGAGCTGCCGAGTATTTTGAAGCCGGCAATAACCATTTCAAAACCAAGCAATACGAAAAGGCAATTGTGGAATTGGAGAAGGTGGTGCGCGATTTCCCAGGCACCCAAGCCTATGAACCGGCATTATATCTGTTGACCTTCTCTTATTACCGCATCAACAACTTTGAAAAAGCCGTGTTGTATGGAGAAAGGTTTGTCAAGGAATACCCTTACTCCAATTACCTGATAAAAATTCTGGGTTTATTGGGCGATGCGCATTTGAAATTGTTGAATGATTATAAGGCAGCCTATTATCTGATAAAATTCTACAAACAGTCGACCGATGAATTTGAAAAAGAGACGGCATATAAAAAAATAATCCAGTTGCTGGCGGAAATGTCTTTGGAAAATCTTGAAAGATTGCATCGCAATTTCCTGGGTGAGCCGATAGATGAAGACATTCTCTATTACTTGATAAGAGAGGAGATCAAAGCGGGTCGAGAAAGGGATGCCGAGAGAGATTTTAAAGTTTTAACCCGAAGATTTCCTGAAACTACCTATGCAGAGGAATTTAAAGATTTCAAAAAGGTAAGCGAACTTGGTGCAGTCTCAAGGTTTGCTGGCGTGCTGCTACCTCTAACCGGAAAATATGCCCGTTATGGTCAAAAATTGAAAGAAATTATAAAAATTTTTGAAAATAATAACTATCTGTCATTTTCCATTATTTTAATGGATACTAAATCCGATCCCGTGGAGGCCATAGCCGCGGTCCAAAAACTGATTGAGGAAAAGAAAGTCGATTTTATCATCGGACCTTTATTTTCTATTGAAGCCTTAGGAGTCGCAGGTTATACCACCGCCCGGGGTGTTCCACTTATTGTGCCGACAAATATCGATCTAAAGCTTGGTAGTCTTTCAATGATCTTCACTCCTGCCCAGACCATGGAACAACAGGCAAAGGGAATTGCACGGTATAGTCTCAACCAGTTGGGTTTAATCCGGTTTGCCGTGCTCTTCCCTGAAGTTCCCCGCTATGCTGCACTCGCCGGGGTATTTGTGGAGGAAATCAGGAAGAACGATGGACAAATCGTGGCAGTCGAATCTTTTAATCCAGATTCCGTGACACTAAAGACTGAGTTGGAGCGGATAAAAAGAAAAAACCCCGAGGCGATTTTTCTCGCAATGGATACGGATATGCTCATCAATACCGCGCCCCAGATCTATTATTATGGGCTTGAGGGTATCAAAATGTTGGGCATCGAATCGTTTGAACATGAAAAAGTCTTGCGACTGGGTGAGCGCTATGTGGAATCAGCGCTTTTTGCTACTTCCTCTATAGATAGCACTGTAATCCAGGAGTTAAAGAAAAACGGTCTGGATAGCACAGACCCAATAGTGGTTAAATTTTTTCAGACGCTTTGGGTTTTGCGCGAACTGACCACCTATGAAAGGGCGAACTTGCACCGTAGATTGTCCGAGATCTTTCTGAACGCGCGTGCTTTTAACATCTGGACAATCAAAGACGGTGAATTTGTGAAATTGAGCGAAATAAAGATTGATTGA
- the queG gene encoding tRNA epoxyqueuosine(34) reductase QueG — protein sequence MDLARKVKAFAQKLGLEVRIASAAPFSEESERIRAQQARRLFLNRDFVSELEIDKFCNPASILKDARSIISGFLFYLTPEEPDPTKPGDPYGVVAHYTRRNYYKELKRRLKKLGVWLKNEYQAKVATYSCGPIAEKPIAQRSGIGYYGKHSIIINPVYGSWIVLGEIITDLVLEPDEPLNMDCGECRKCIEACPTGAIIEPYILDRKKCIQSLTTHREVISDAIARVWGNRIYGCTTCQEVCPFNKKIKPESPKTDIGIVGSYISLIEILQMDEVTYRNKYKNNQISARWVNFEAIKRNALIALGNIKDKKTLDLIKKFINSQSRILRETARWALNQF from the coding sequence ATGGATCTCGCCCGTAAGGTAAAAGCATTTGCTCAAAAATTAGGTTTAGAGGTAAGGATTGCATCGGCAGCGCCTTTCTCCGAGGAAAGTGAAAGGATAAGAGCCCAACAAGCACGGAGGCTCTTTCTTAACCGGGATTTCGTCTCTGAACTGGAAATAGATAAATTCTGTAATCCCGCCTCTATTCTAAAAGACGCCAGGTCGATCATCAGTGGATTTTTGTTTTATCTCACCCCGGAAGAACCCGATCCCACGAAACCTGGTGACCCCTACGGGGTGGTGGCACATTATACCCGTCGGAATTATTATAAAGAACTAAAAAGACGCTTAAAAAAATTGGGTGTGTGGCTGAAAAATGAATATCAGGCAAAAGTAGCAACCTACTCTTGTGGACCGATTGCAGAAAAACCGATTGCTCAAAGGAGCGGAATTGGTTATTATGGAAAGCACAGTATAATAATAAACCCGGTGTATGGTTCCTGGATCGTCCTCGGAGAAATTATCACCGATCTTGTGCTGGAACCGGATGAACCATTAAACATGGATTGTGGAGAATGTCGGAAATGTATTGAAGCCTGTCCAACAGGAGCAATAATCGAGCCTTATATACTCGACCGAAAAAAATGTATCCAGAGTCTGACTACTCATCGGGAAGTAATCTCTGATGCAATTGCCCGGGTCTGGGGAAACCGCATCTACGGGTGTACGACTTGCCAGGAAGTATGCCCGTTTAACAAGAAAATAAAACCTGAGTCCCCCAAGACCGATATCGGTATTGTTGGTTCTTATATCTCACTTATTGAAATTCTACAGATGGATGAAGTTACCTACCGGAATAAATATAAAAATAATCAAATAAGTGCCCGCTGGGTAAACTTTGAGGCAATAAAAAGAAATGCCCTTATTGCATTGGGTAATATAAAGGATAAAAAAACGCTTGATCTAATAAAAAAATTTATAAATTCGCAGAGCCGGATATTACGCGAAACAGCCCGCTGGGCACTGAACCAATTTTAG
- a CDS encoding radical SAM protein, with protein MAILNPRNALTILLNRLRSNFSYYFLKTYALGPETVNIYPTFRCNLKCEMCFEKYARVETEMDYADWVKIIAEIKKFRPRVHISGGEPFVYKGILKLIEHIKKNNLYLHITTNGTFLEDYAGELIKFNVNRIDISIDGAGDTHDKIRGVKGTFNKIIKGLQRLNNLKSRLPILKINSIINIAHPETMNDIINIAQEYRINSIQFIYPLYLDAEALLKHEVFLANKIKKDLNYWCYASHYSPPLGDFFEIQGVINKLPKDKFIIEIFPNFNFDQFRAYYQSPQEFNKVYKGNCRALWNTATILPDGSIESCPDYILGNIKEKEFFNSWNNQAMKELRALILDKKFFSVCRACCFYYQ; from the coding sequence ATGGCGATTCTTAATCCCAGGAATGCACTAACAATTTTATTAAACAGATTGCGTTCAAATTTTAGTTATTATTTTCTCAAAACTTATGCCCTGGGACCGGAAACAGTCAATATTTATCCCACTTTTAGATGTAATTTAAAATGCGAGATGTGTTTTGAAAAATATGCCCGGGTAGAAACGGAAATGGATTATGCGGATTGGGTAAAAATAATAGCGGAAATAAAAAAATTCCGCCCCCGAGTTCATATCTCTGGAGGTGAACCTTTTGTGTATAAAGGTATTCTAAAACTCATTGAGCACATAAAGAAAAATAACTTATATCTTCATATCACAACCAATGGAACATTCCTCGAGGATTATGCTGGAGAACTTATAAAATTTAATGTCAATCGTATTGATATTTCAATCGATGGTGCTGGGGATACTCATGATAAAATTCGGGGGGTCAAGGGAACTTTTAATAAAATAATCAAAGGGCTTCAAAGATTGAATAATTTGAAAAGCCGTTTACCAATTTTGAAGATAAATTCAATAATAAATATTGCCCATCCAGAAACGATGAACGATATCATAAATATTGCACAGGAATATCGAATAAATAGCATCCAGTTTATCTATCCGCTCTATCTTGATGCAGAGGCATTATTAAAACATGAGGTATTTTTAGCAAATAAGATTAAAAAAGATTTAAACTACTGGTGCTATGCAAGCCATTATAGTCCACCATTAGGTGATTTTTTTGAAATTCAGGGGGTAATCAATAAATTGCCTAAAGACAAATTTATAATTGAGATATTTCCCAATTTCAATTTTGACCAATTTCGTGCCTATTATCAATCACCCCAAGAATTTAATAAGGTATACAAAGGTAATTGTCGGGCACTGTGGAATACCGCTACCATCCTGCCGGATGGAAGTATCGAATCCTGTCCGGATTATATCCTGGGCAATATCAAAGAAAAAGAATTTTTCAATAGTTGGAATAATCAGGCAATGAAAGAGCTCCGTGCCCTTATTCTTGATAAAAAGTTTTTTTCCGTCTGTCGTGCCTGCTGCTTTTATTACCAATAA